In Actinotignum schaalii, the sequence GGTGCGGCATGCTTGGCAACCGACTGCTGAGCGCGGGCGACCGGGGCGGAAGGATCGGCATGCTTGCCACCCTGCGCTGAAGGACTCTGCGCCGGAGCTCCCGGTGTCGGCGTGCTCGGAGTCGCGGTTCCGGTTCCGGGCTGCTCTGGATTAGCCGGTTGTTCCGGTTGCGCCGGAGTTTCAGGAGCGCCCGGGGTACCGGGCTGCTCACCCGCACCCGGCCGCTCCGGCCGCTCCGCTTCCTCAGCCGCGCACTTCTCCAGGAACGTCCGCAGCGCCGCGATACGCGCATCAACCCCGGCAAGATCATCCGCGGAACGCTTGACCGCCGCATCCGCCTCCGCGGCCTTCGCGGTCGTGTCCGCAAGTGCCGTGCCAGCGGCCGCATCCTGCTCGCGGGCCGCCGCCGCATCCGCCTCCGGCTGGGTAGCGGCCGCAGCCAGTGTGTCATATTCGGCCTGCAAACCGTCCAGCTTCGCGCCGGCCGCTTCCAGATCCTTCACCTTCTGGCGTGCGGCGTCACGTTCACCTTCAGCGGTCGTGACCGCCGCGGCGCTCTTCTCCGCTGCAGCCTTCGCCTTCTCAAGCTCCTGATCCGCGGCGCCCTTCGCGGCCTCCGCCTCCGCGAGCGCCCCGGCAGCTTGGGTCTGCTCCTGCTGTGCATCTTCACGCTTGAGTCGCAGATCATTCCACTTGGGTACGTGCACGGTCATGATCTGCTCGGAAAGTGCGGCGTGCTCGGCGGCTAGCTGCGTGGCTTTCTCCTGCGCGGCGGCGGTTTCCCGCTGGGCCGCGGCCAGGGCCTCATCCACCGGGCGAGTCGCTTCCGCGGCGGCCGCTTCCGCCGCGGCGAGGGCGGCCTTCGTCGTTTCTACCTGCCGCTGGGCCGCGGTGAGCGCCGCGTCCTTCTCCGTGAGAGCAGCGCGCTTCGCAGCCTCAGTCTCCACCGCTGCGGCGAGCTTCGCGGCGCTCTCCTGCGCGGCCTGCTGATTCGCAGCGTGAGCTGCCTCCAGCCCGGTCTTCTCGGTCTACGCGGCATCGCGCTCCGCTTCCTTCGCTGGAACCTGGGTGGCCAGCTGATCCTTTTCCGCAGCCTTGGCAGTATAGGCCTCATTGGCCTGCGTGAAAGCCGCCTTCTTCGGGGCAGTTTCCGCCTTCTTCGCCTCCCATTCCTGCCGGTACTGCTCTACATCCTCCTTGGTGAAATTCTTCTTATCTCCGGCAGCGGCCTCGTACCATTCCCTTGCCTCGTCCTCGGCCGCCTGGGCTTCGTTGTAGGCAGCCTCGGCGTCATTCTTGGCCTGCTCGAGCCCGGGCAGCGCGGCCTCCACCTCGGCCTGGCGATTCTTCAGGTCGGTCACGGCGTTCTCAAGATCGCCGAGTTTCTGCGTGGCCTGCGCCAGCTTCGCCTCCGAGTCCTTGAGCTTCGCCTGGGCGGCTTCGTCCTCGCCGCGCTTGGTGGTCACATCGTTAGCGGCTGCGGTGGCCGCCTGCTGCGCCTCATCCTTGGCGGCCTGAGCGGCGGGTAGGGCGGCAACAGCGTCGTCGTACCCGCGCTGCGCGGCGGCGACCTTTTCCGCTTCCCGCGCAACCACCTCGGAACGGGCATCCTGCGCCGCGCGTTCCTTCGCCTGCGCCGCAGCCAGATCCGCGTCCGCCTGCGCCTTCTTCTCGGTCACCTCACGCAGCTGCGCGGCGAGCTTCTCGCGTTCGGCATTGCCCG encodes:
- a CDS encoding LPXTG cell wall anchor domain-containing protein, with the protein product METEAAKRAALTEKDAALTAAQRQVETTKAALAAAEAAAAEATRPVDEALAAAQRETAAAQEKATQLAAEHAALSEQIMTVHVPKWNDLRLKREDAQQEQTQAAGALAEAEAAKGAADQELEKAKAAAEKSAAAVTTAEGERDAARQKVKDLEAAGAKLDGLQAEYDTLAAAATQPEADAAAAREQDAAAGTALADTTAKAAEADAAVKRSADDLAGVDARIAALRTFLEKCAAEEAERPERPGAGEQPGTPGAPETPAQPEQPANPEQPGTGTATPSTPTPGAPAQSPSAQGGKHADPSAPVARAQQSVAKHAAPATQLPNTGAESSGIAGTALLLMLTGTGAVAYASRKRATR
- a CDS encoding coiled-coil domain-containing protein produces the protein MTQRISQLASTLTVTTLALTMAGTVAAHAQPAAGSPAPGASFTSCTDSPKAKAAADEANAEHEALLKKTEAAQQELAAAQEAATAAQAAKDAAAAKLSEAEKAAQTAAEARDGAKAALDAFQAEGQAAKDALPAARTSLEEAEGRVGAASSQKDKDSAAVTEAQRVLEEKNADLAAKTQAEKDARAKLEAAQAAEVAGNAEREKLAAQLREVTEKKAQADADLAAAQAKERAAQDARSEVVAREAEKVAAAQRGYDDAVAALPAAQAAKDEAQQAATAAANDVTTKRGEDEAAQAKLKDSEAKLAQATQKLGDLENAVTDLKNRQAEVEAALPGLEQAKNDAEAAYNEAQAAEDEAREWYEAAAGDKKNFTKEDVEQYRQEWEAKKAETAPKKAAFTQANEAYTAKAAEKDQLATQVPAKEAERDAA